A single genomic interval of uncultured Sphaerochaeta sp. harbors:
- a CDS encoding AraC family transcriptional regulator, which yields MTKYIDGFSLSPMKIELNVSHFVTFHYFEYPHKFIFKGERHNFWELLYVDKGVVFAGTDRERYQLQQGQIIFHKPNEFHSVECNGIISPCLVVISFVCNSPSMDYFKNKVLRITQRTKSLMSIIINEAKKNFQTNLSDPFYTKLELRDTRPFGSEQLIKNYFEAFLLELIIQNSQNEKEGTLLNTTQVEDRRFRFEMANSFMQHNLAENLRLSDICDHCSMSNSLAQQIFKHETGNSVMQWYARLRIEKAKQLIREGKGNMTTIAYQLGYSSIHHFSKQFSKVDGKSPTEYAKSITSLLNKDLGLL from the coding sequence ATGACAAAATACATCGATGGATTTTCCCTCTCCCCTATGAAGATTGAGCTTAATGTGAGTCATTTTGTGACCTTTCATTATTTTGAATACCCCCACAAGTTTATCTTCAAAGGAGAGCGACATAACTTCTGGGAGTTGCTGTATGTGGATAAGGGTGTAGTATTTGCTGGGACCGACCGGGAGAGGTATCAGCTTCAGCAGGGGCAGATAATCTTCCACAAGCCAAATGAATTTCACAGTGTGGAGTGTAATGGGATCATCTCTCCCTGCCTGGTGGTAATCTCCTTTGTCTGCAATTCCCCAAGCATGGACTATTTCAAGAACAAGGTGCTGCGTATTACCCAACGGACCAAGAGCCTGATGTCCATCATCATCAATGAAGCGAAGAAGAACTTCCAAACAAATTTATCAGATCCTTTCTACACCAAGTTGGAATTACGTGACACTCGGCCCTTTGGGAGCGAGCAATTGATCAAGAACTATTTTGAGGCATTCCTTTTGGAGTTGATCATCCAGAACTCCCAGAATGAGAAAGAAGGAACCTTGCTCAACACCACCCAAGTGGAGGACAGGCGTTTCCGTTTTGAAATGGCAAATTCTTTCATGCAACATAATCTTGCTGAGAATCTTAGGCTGTCCGACATATGCGATCACTGCTCAATGAGCAACTCCCTCGCCCAACAGATCTTCAAGCATGAAACAGGTAATAGTGTCATGCAGTGGTATGCCCGCCTAAGGATAGAAAAAGCAAAACAGCTGATCAGGGAAGGGAAGGGGAACATGACCACTATCGCCTACCAGCTTGGCTATAGTTCCATCCACCACTTCTCCAAGCAGTTTTCCAAGGTCGACGGAAAGAGTCCAACCGAATATGCCAAGTCTATCACCAGCCTCCTGAACAAGGATCTTGGGTTGTTGTAG
- a CDS encoding ABC transporter substrate-binding protein yields the protein MKKKGMVVALLVLAVIATPLFAGGSAEDAAGKKTVTYWSMWNEAEPQGLVMAEAAEAFEEETGIEVEIVFNGREIRKTLQPALDAGEPIDIFDEDISRVNSTWGEYLLPLEEYVSKSYPTTGGESYSDAVSTALIDLARQAGDGTLKTAPYQPFAFVVMYNKDLFNKAGITDTPKTWAEFENVCAKLVQAGVTPITVDDAYMAAFFGYNMARLAGYERTLEMANNNEFNDPAVLEFGKIWSDFAKKGYISKKAASNIYPAGQIEEIAAGKVAMYLNGTWLPNEIKGNAPNFNWGAFAWPEMGPNGNGTEANNYGAQCFGINANSQVPDEAFQFIVYLTTGEWDSKLAKESLGVPMGKNSTWPKQTAEAKTIIDNTTTWMTWAAGMENLADVNAKIKENFSKLILGSLNAEQFYAAMNK from the coding sequence ATGAAGAAGAAAGGAATGGTTGTTGCACTGTTGGTATTGGCAGTTATCGCCACCCCACTGTTTGCCGGGGGATCTGCAGAAGATGCTGCGGGGAAAAAGACTGTCACCTACTGGTCGATGTGGAATGAAGCTGAGCCACAGGGCCTTGTCATGGCTGAGGCTGCTGAAGCATTTGAAGAAGAGACTGGTATCGAGGTTGAAATCGTCTTCAATGGTCGCGAGATCAGAAAGACCCTGCAACCTGCTCTGGACGCTGGAGAACCGATCGATATCTTTGATGAGGACATCTCCCGTGTTAACTCCACGTGGGGTGAATATCTCCTTCCTTTGGAAGAGTATGTATCCAAGAGCTACCCCACCACAGGTGGTGAGAGCTACAGTGATGCAGTAAGCACTGCATTAATCGATCTTGCTCGTCAGGCAGGTGATGGCACACTCAAGACAGCTCCTTACCAGCCATTTGCTTTTGTGGTTATGTACAACAAGGACCTTTTCAACAAGGCAGGTATCACCGATACACCCAAGACTTGGGCTGAGTTCGAGAACGTTTGCGCAAAACTGGTACAAGCTGGAGTTACCCCCATCACCGTTGATGATGCCTACATGGCAGCATTCTTCGGGTACAACATGGCTCGTCTTGCTGGTTATGAGAGAACCTTGGAAATGGCCAACAACAATGAATTCAACGATCCAGCGGTTCTTGAATTTGGCAAGATCTGGTCAGACTTCGCAAAGAAAGGTTACATCAGCAAAAAAGCAGCCTCCAACATCTATCCTGCAGGACAGATTGAGGAAATTGCCGCAGGAAAGGTTGCAATGTACCTGAATGGCACCTGGCTTCCTAATGAGATCAAGGGCAACGCTCCAAACTTCAACTGGGGTGCATTCGCATGGCCTGAAATGGGACCGAACGGAAATGGTACTGAGGCAAACAACTATGGAGCACAGTGCTTCGGTATAAATGCTAATTCTCAGGTTCCAGACGAAGCCTTCCAGTTCATCGTCTACCTAACCACTGGGGAGTGGGACTCCAAATTGGCAAAGGAAAGCCTTGGTGTACCGATGGGCAAGAACAGCACCTGGCCAAAGCAAACGGCTGAAGCCAAGACCATCATCGACAATACCACCACATGGATGACTTGGGCTGCTGGAATGGAAAATCTTGCGGACGTCAATGCAAAGATCAAGGAGAACTTCTCCAAGCTCATCCTTGGCTCTTTGAATGCTGAACAGTTCTACGCTGCAATGAATAAATAG
- a CDS encoding sugar ABC transporter permease translates to MKKNRMMIIIFLTPAMICYLLVFLYPSIRTTIMSFFAVESVSDPISTWSFNGLENYRTLFNTAIFRQSMRNIASIWLVGGIGVMVTALFFAVSLTNGMKFAKFFRSVIYLPNVVSAIAMGTMWINYVYNSSYGLLHDIFATLGMTTHSETLWTGPDKLFWSMLVAYSFGMVGYHMLIFMASIEQIPKDYMEAAQIEGANVFQRFFHITLPFLRGCFRTNIVMWTVFTVAFFVWGQLFSPVNLSNATVAPMNYMYEIVFGSSASTTTVRDSGAGAAVGVIMMIIVIIAFSATNLIVKNDDVEL, encoded by the coding sequence ATGAAAAAGAATCGCATGATGATCATCATCTTTCTCACCCCGGCCATGATCTGCTACCTGTTGGTATTCTTGTATCCCTCGATCCGGACAACCATCATGAGCTTTTTTGCCGTCGAGTCTGTATCAGATCCGATTTCAACCTGGAGTTTCAACGGGTTGGAAAACTACCGGACCCTGTTCAACACAGCTATTTTTAGACAATCGATGCGTAATATTGCAAGTATCTGGCTTGTTGGTGGTATAGGGGTAATGGTCACCGCACTGTTCTTCGCTGTATCCCTTACCAACGGGATGAAGTTTGCAAAATTCTTCAGGAGCGTCATATACCTCCCCAATGTAGTATCGGCAATTGCGATGGGAACCATGTGGATCAACTACGTCTATAACTCTTCCTATGGTTTGCTTCACGATATCTTTGCAACACTAGGGATGACGACACATTCTGAGACCCTCTGGACAGGGCCGGACAAACTCTTCTGGTCCATGCTGGTCGCCTACTCGTTCGGCATGGTTGGGTACCATATGCTGATTTTCATGGCAAGCATTGAACAAATACCCAAGGATTATATGGAAGCAGCACAGATAGAAGGGGCAAATGTCTTCCAGCGTTTCTTCCATATCACCCTGCCGTTCCTACGGGGTTGTTTTAGGACAAACATCGTTATGTGGACCGTTTTTACTGTTGCCTTCTTTGTCTGGGGCCAGTTATTCAGCCCGGTCAACCTCTCCAATGCAACGGTAGCACCTATGAACTATATGTATGAAATCGTATTTGGATCTTCGGCAAGTACCACCACCGTTAGGGATAGTGGAGCAGGTGCAGCAGTTGGAGTTATCATGATGATTATTGTCATCATCGCCTTTTCAGCAACCAACCTCATCGTCAAGAACGATGATGTGGAACTATAG